TCCGTAAAGGGAATCCGCACGAAGGATTTCGAATTCAACTCCAGGTTCAACCTACTGAACCACGGATCCTACCCGTCTTGTCGTTTTTTTTTATATCGGGTTGTGATTTTCTCTCGATGCCTCGGTACATACCAAATGCTCACCCCAGGTACACAGGTCCCTCCTTGGCAAGTAGCCTTGAACGAAGAGTCCCTCGGTAAAAATTACAGCTGACGTAATTAACGGTCgctcctctccctcctgcTGGGCTGGAAGTGTTCAGCGAGCTAAGTACGTACCAAGGTACGTGGCGACGGTGGTCCCTCTTGAGGGTCGCACAGGTACATCGTACACAAAAAGATGTAAAAAAAGGAGCTAAATACGTACAATAGTGCTCAGGTCGTCAGGTACAACAAACACACGTCGTCACTCCACCCCTATCGGCCTCTCACGGGCGGTACCTTTGTCGGAAAAAACTCCGGGCGATGGAGAAAACACTGGGACGCCGGAGGTACGTATCTCGGCATACGTTGTACGCTCTCGCCAGAGGACCCACGCCCTCCTCTCCGGCGAGTCGTGTAAGTTGGTTCGTCGACACGTGTCGGTTGCATCGTTGATATCCATCTATTTCCCTGTTGCCTGTCTACCTGCCTTTCTGCTGACCTAGGTCTAGGTAGTCAGCGATTGATTCTACTACGATGTACTAGCAGTTCTCATCTCCGGGACGCCTTGTCGTCTGTCTCCCTCTACTATCCAGTGGtatggatgggatgggattCGTCCCCCTTCTCCTAACCAGCGGCCCTCCCGGCCCACCACCTACAGCTCGTCCCGATCCCACTCCCGctcccctcgccgcctcTCGCACCTCCACGACCCCCTCTCATCccggtcgccgccgacgaaccGCACCGACGACGGATACGCGCAcagcggcctcgtcggcgcctcgCTCTCGTTGCCTCCCGTGACCTTGTACCCGTCCAGCACCTTGGGCGCCctgccctcctcgacccaCGTCCTCAGCGCCTCGAGCGCCTTGAGCGGATAGTACGTGCCGTTGAGCCCGTAGCAGTGGAACACCCCGGGCGCCTCGTAGTGCCGGTAGTACCCGCCCGCCCCGGCGTCCGCCGCGAGCACCCGGTCGTAAAAGTCCCGCGACGTCCGCATCGTCACGCACTCGTCCGACAGGCCGTGCCAGCTGATCATCTTGCCCCCGAGCCGCTTAAACTCGGACAGGTCCGCGTCGTTGGTCCCGATGACGCCGTCGTACTCCCGCCGGCTGGTCTCGTACGCCGCCTCCAGGTCCGCGACGCTCATCCCGCCGACGTCGTACCCGGGGTCCTTGCGCACGAGGTTGCGGATCCACTCCACCGACATCCGAAACGGCTGCCCGGTGCACCCTTGCCCGGCCACGCTGCAGTTGGTGTTGCCCAGCCCGAACCGGCCCGTGAACGGCGCGCCCACGGGGTACCCCTTGGCCAGCCACAAcggcttgccgtcggcgccgtgcgGGCCCCGCCAGATCTCCCGCGCGATctccgccgtctccgccgaCATGGTCATCTTGCGGTCGCCGCAGTCGAGCTCCCTGCCGACCACGCTGGCCGGGTCGAACGCGCACCTGTCCGGGTCCGCGATGACGCCGTCCTTGAcgccgtccagctcgtcgcACGCGTCGATGGCGAGCTGCGTCATGAGGATCATCTCGCACACGTGCGGGAAGAACTTCTTCTGGTTCATGACGAACTGCGGCCAGTACGTGCTGACGATGAGGCTCGGTTGGTTCACGGCCGGCGCCCCGGCGAGGATGCCGTCGTAGTCGGCCGGGTACCGCTGCGCCTCGATGATGCCCTGCCGGCCGCCCGTCGAGCACCCGCTCCAGTACGAGTAGCGCGGCGCCTTGGAGTAGTACTGCGCCACGACGGACTTGGCGATGACGGTCATGTCGTGCACCGAGACGTGGGCGTAGTTGACGAGCAGCCGCTCGTTGAtcgtgccgtcgtcgttgagcGCCCACGGCGCCTGCTCCCACGTCTTGTGGTCATGTCCGGCGTCCGTCGAGCTCGCTGTCGACACAAAACGTCAgcccccatccccctcgTTTGATTCACGATGGATCGTTTCGCCATCAGTGAAGTGCAAAAGGAAACAAACATACTCGCATACCCCTGCGCCAACGTCGTAACCACCTTCTCGCTCCCGAACTGCCCGGCCGAGTaccccccgccgccgacgccgacgaacCGCTCGTTCCACTCGGCCGCGGGCGGCAGCCACACCTGCACCTGCGTCACGTCGTCGAAGCCCGTGTGGACGTACCTGACCGTGACGTTGCAGAAGCTGACGCCGCCCGACGAC
This sequence is a window from Colletotrichum higginsianum IMI 349063 chromosome 8, whole genome shotgun sequence. Protein-coding genes within it:
- a CDS encoding Carboxylic ester hydrolase — encoded protein: MKSLSTLLAALRLADWATPAQGDAATKHTTSSNIANPCSAETFALPLELQDADLVGVTAAEVKGLTFKPLTPEGRAAIPSSGGVSFCNVTVRYVHTGFDDVTQVQVWLPPAAEWNERFVGVGGGGYSAGQFGSEKVVTTLAQGYATSSTDAGHDHKTWEQAPWALNDDGTINERLLVNYAHVSVHDMTVIAKSVVAQYYSKAPRYSYWSGCSTGGRQGIIEAQRYPADYDGILAGAPAVNQPSLIVSTYWPQFVMNQKKFFPHVCEMILMTQLAIDACDELDGVKDGVIADPDRCAFDPASVVGRELDCGDRKMTMSAETAEIAREIWRGPHGADGKPLWLAKGYPVGAPFTGRFGLGNTNCSVAGQGCTGQPFRMSVEWIRNLVRKDPGYDVGGMSVADLEAAYETSRREYDGVIGTNDADLSEFKRLGGKMISWHGLSDECVTMRTSRDFYDRVLAADAGAGGYYRHYEAPGVFHCYGLNGTYYPLKALEALRTWVEEGRAPKVLDGYKVTGGNESEAPTRPLCAYPSSVRFVGGDRDERGSWRCERRRGEREWDRDEL